The Misgurnus anguillicaudatus chromosome 12, ASM2758022v2, whole genome shotgun sequence region CTgcggtgtcactgatttggccAGATTCAGTCACTTCGATGGGAAGCCCAAGTGGAAGCAAAGTGTTGTAACATACAGGTATGTATAGCTCCTTTAAGATCACGTTCTTGatgttaaattgttttttttttacattgcatTGGGTCCAAGTACAGTATGTTTTTTAAGTAGAATTATGGgatggtttcccagacagggtttagttaatccaggacaaggccttattttaggacatctaagtagtttatacaaaaaaaaaaaaactatactgaTGTCCATCCTGAGACGGAACAATGGTAttaatatatgttaaaatatgtcatgCATTTAGTCtgggataagccctgtccggaaaactgcCCCTATGTCTTTATCCAAATAGTGAAAAATATATTGAAACCAATGTACTATTTAACATGCAAAACGTACATATTTTAACTCTAATGCTATAACAAATATATTCAACATGATTTCATGGCAATCCATGTTATAGTCAGAAAATTTGATCACTTTATCAGTGTCCATGTCACTAAATTCAGCTTTTTCCGTGACGGGAGCACTGATGTCTTTTCCGTgtcctacggcgtaggttccgcgtcggttttcatttatacttttgcgtcgtcttccgtgtcgacgtgcaaacacgtgCGCAGAACGCTGGGAGGCAGTATCCACACGTGTAACCACAGAAGCAGCacgaccgtcaaagaagaagaagcttggcaagttaaggggtttgggttaggatgtctaagtgattctaacccctaCCCCAtttgaaaatggtaagaaaatagaaaaaaacaattagaaaacaatacataaaatgacacgagaaATCCGTGGGAGTGACATGGAACAGACATCAGTGCTCCCAGCACGGGAAAAATCTGAATTCCGTGACATGGACGCGGATAAAGTGatcaaattttttaaaacatattttcgTGAGAGACAAAAGTCATAagtggattaaaaaaaatatttttctcttCTTTTCTAGAATAACAGAATACACATCACAGTTGAGCAGGAGTGAAGTAGACGCCACTATCGCTAAAGCCTTCAAACTGTACAGTGATGTCATTCCTCTTGATTTCAAACAGATCCACAGCGGCACAGCTGATATCATGATTCTCTTCAAAGCAAGATGTGGGTTTGATGCATCAGtaaattcatataaaaacacttGTGTGACATGAACATTAACTAATTTAAACTAACCATGCGTTTGCTTCTAGTTCATGGAGATTTCTACCCATTTGATGGACCCGGCCAGGTTCTGGCTCATGCCAACTCTCCTGGTCCAGGACAAGGAGGAGATACACACTTTGATGAGGATGAGAAATGGACATTAAGTCAACAAGGTGAGTACAGAAATGACATAAAAAGTTTTCCTTGTTCTCTGACAGTATGGTGAATTTTTATATTCAATAAATTTGTTTTAGGTATCAACCTGCTTTTGGTGGCCGCCCATGAATTTGGTCACGCGCTGGGACTAGATCACTCTCAAGACCGATCGGCCCTCATGTATCCAAATTACCAATATATCGACACAAATGGTTATATTCTTCCTTGGGATGACCGAATCGGGATCCAGGCCCTGTATGGTACAGTAAATGGCTTTTTATTAGATGCAATTGATCTTTAAGTATATTATatcatgttttatatttatattttaggtGAAATATACAGTATCACCATATTTTGTGACAGATACAATTTTTTCTCTTTTGTATATGTTTAAGGTGTTCGATCATCATATAAACCTGCCCCAAAGCCTGAACCAAAACCAGATCCTGGACCGAGCAACCCACCAGAACCATGCAAGCGTGACTTAGTTTTTGATGCAGCAACTAGCATTCGAGGAGAAttgtatttctttaaaaatgggTATGCATTTGTACTTTTAAAATGTCTCTATTTAAATTTGATCAGTATGTAGATCAAACCAATGACATTTGCACTAACAATGCATTGTGTGTGTGAATAAAGAGGAAATATCAAAATTacacataaatatataatttctctAATTATTCATCCAAATCAACTTTATATTTTCTAGATACTACTGGAAGAAAGTATACAGTGCACTTTCACTGGATAAAATAAACTCTTTGTGGCCATCTATTGATTCTGTTGATGCTGCTTATGAATTCAAGAACCGAGACATCACCTTCCTCTTCAAAGGTGAAGTCACACTTCATTAAAAGATCTATGATGTATGTATTACAAAACTTCAGTTAATGTGGTTGTGTGGTTAACAGATCAGCAGTACTGGGTCGTCAGAGGCAGCACAACTTTGCCTGGTTATCCTAAACCCATTTCCAACTTTGGGTTTTCCTCTTCTGTGAAAAAGATTAATGCAGCCGTGCATGTGGGGTCCACCGGCAGAACtctattttttgttaaaaacaaatactggaggtaagttttatcatattgtCTGAAGTTTTCATTCTGTTGTAAAATCATAATCATTGTTGTTCAAATAAAATCAGCACTAACTTAAACACATTTTATAAGCTTCAATGAAAGGACAGGTCAAATGGACCAAGACTTTCCTAAAAATATTCGGCATAACATCCCTGGAATTGGATCACATGTAGATGCTGCTTTTGAAAATGATGGTGAGCTTAACATTACACAAAACCTTTACcgtacagcggggaaaataagtatttgacacatcagtatttttatcagtaaggggatttctaagtgggctattgacacaaaatttccaccagatgtagccatcaagccaaatattgaagcCAGAAcctttaagtatacaagttgagtcataataaataaagtgaaatgacacagggaataagtattgaatacatgaagagaacaaggtgcaaaatgacataaatgaaaatagggtggacatttcagcaagGCAATTCCCAAACACAAGGTCAAGGAAACATTGAATTGGTCAGTCAATTACCTGACCTgaatcccatagaaaatctatggcgagaactgaagatcaaaattcataaaagaggcccaaggaaccttcaagatttaaagaccatttgtgttgatgaatgggccagaatcactcctgagcaatgcaaaCGACTGGTCTCTCAATACAAAAGGTGTCAAGAacctgtaatcaccaacaaaagcgtttaaaagtattaaataaagtgtgttcaatacttattccctgtgttatttcactttgtttattatgactcaacttgtatacttaaatgttctgatttctttgtatgaattcaatatttggcgtgatggctacatctggtggaaattttgtgtcaatagcccacttagaaatccccttactgataaaaatgcggATGTGTCAAATATTTATTTCCCCCGCTGtatatgtaaaatataaagTATGTATTTTActgcatattaatatgattgcttttaataaattgtatactCTTTTTTTAGGTTACCTTTATTTCTCAGATGGTGCACGGCAAACAGAATATGATTTCAGGTCGAAACGAGTGAATCGGGTTCTGTTGAATTATAGATGGTTGAATTGCTACTAAACATGTACTGTAACTGAAAGTGTATACATTTTACCTATATGATCAAGTGTTTAAGCATTCCTAATAAATGTTCTGTTTATATGGACAACCCTGTCAAATGTTTGCTTTATTTGAATTAAAGCAATCTTATACAACCCTTTCTGCCCtcaatttattttcattttaagtttttaaatggTTGTGAATGTTTTCATCTTGATGTGATTTCGGTTGATTAACATGTTTCATATtatgtacattttaaacaaaaattgtGTCTAAGGCAATATTCGAGAGATAAAGTCATTCGTGACTATTTGTGTCTGAAAATATAAGAAATAAACATAGatgtaaaatacttttttagaaaagtcagtatttagtctcttggcactaaacataACTCTTTTCTGCTGACTAAAGTCATTAGATTATAATTAAAAATTAGGATTTCATCTCAGCAATAATAAAAGCAAGAAAATATGCGGCACCAGAGCTAAATTTCAAGTGCTGCTGCAATGGGTCTGAATACTTGATGCTGCCAATGTGATATTTCTATGTTTTTGTGCAAAACATACAACACATaataaacacaacacaaaacaaaaaacacaaagcagaaaacaagaaaaagccAGCAATTATGATAATGATTATTATAAAGCAATGATAATAAGCAaaaacaacctgatctcacaaatttccgtggcatagtcacggaattttgtgctcaattttccgtggcattctcacggatctccgcatttttccgtggccctgctacagactgtctttttccgtggcattttcacggattggttactcaactgttttgtcctattttcttaccattttcgcttcggtttagggttagatttacatgaaatgacatccctacccaaacccaactctaaccccaacgccaggcaacaattgtttaaagtttagaaaatataaaaggataaatcagaaaaaatagtataaaccaatatttaaagtgacatactaacgcaaacatcaaatctaaccctaaaccaaagcgaaaatggtttgaaaataggaaaaagcagttgagtaaccaatccgtgagaatgccacggaaaaagacagtccgagcagggccacggaaaaatgcggagatccgtgagaatgccacggaaaaatgagcacaaaattccgtgactatcccacggaactttgtgagatcatgttgcgcaaaaatgataaataaataataataggtattttagtaataatataataataataataacagtaaTAATTATGCTAATAGTAATGTCCGTAGTAGTgtcagttttatatttttaataaatttacAGACATTTCTAAAATTCTGTTTTCACTTTGTCATTATGGTATACAGAGTGTAGATTAATATCACACAATGCAGACAAAGCAATGACTTTAAAGGCAATGCTTTTGTGAATGGAAAAAAGTGCATCTCACGACATTCTCTAAAGGCATATTACATCTATAGTATCACAAACATCTGTCAGACATGTTGAGACACAGACTGAACCCCCTCAAGCTATGAATTAAGCCTTCATCTTTGTCTCGCCCACCTGAAAGGTCACAGATTGAACATGATAAGCACTTTCCCAGCCCTGCTGAAAACATATAAAAGACAGAAGAAGAGTGGCACGTTGCTTTCTTCCCTGCAGAGGAAGAGCACTGAAGTATGGAGCGCCTGACAGTTCTCTCCCTGACACTTGCTGTGTGTTTGGCTCTTTGTGATGCTGCTCCCACGACCGCATCGCCAGATGACCAGCACATCGCAGAGGAATATTTATGTCatcttataatttttttataatgttcTGCAATCAGTGATCCATAATCAATGTGTCTCTTTTCTCAGGAATATTTAGCACAGTTCTACAAGAACCAAGAGGCTGTTCAACCCCGTGGCAGAAATATGTACC contains the following coding sequences:
- the LOC129446671 gene encoding stromelysin-1-like gives rise to the protein MKQQKVLFLTLLLCLALCDAAPTLTPSDDRQVAEEYLAQYYGDHAKTESRGRNMFHTDFEKNLKAMQEFFGLEVTGKLDTNTLEVMKQPRCGVTDLARFSHFDGKPKWKQSVVTYRITEYTSQLSRSEVDATIAKAFKLYSDVIPLDFKQIHSGTADIMILFKARFHGDFYPFDGPGQVLAHANSPGPGQGGDTHFDEDEKWTLSQQGINLLLVAAHEFGHALGLDHSQDRSALMYPNYQYIDTNGYILPWDDRIGIQALYGVRSSYKPAPKPEPKPDPGPSNPPEPCKRDLVFDAATSIRGELYFFKNGYYWKKVYSALSLDKINSLWPSIDSVDAAYEFKNRDITFLFKDQQYWVVRGSTTLPGYPKPISNFGFSSSVKKINAAVHVGSTGRTLFFVKNKYWSFNERTGQMDQDFPKNIRHNIPGIGSHVDAAFENDGYLYFSDGARQTEYDFRSKRVNRVLLNYRWLNCY